A genomic stretch from Lysobacter soyae includes:
- the rpmF gene encoding 50S ribosomal protein L32: MAVQKSRVSPSKRGMRRAHDSLSAKQLSTDPTSGETHLRHHVTADGYYRGKKVIQVKSKIVSED; the protein is encoded by the coding sequence ATGGCAGTTCAAAAGTCCCGTGTTTCCCCGTCCAAGCGTGGCATGCGTCGCGCACACGATTCGTTGTCGGCGAAGCAACTTTCCACCGACCCGACCAGTGGTGAAACCCACCTGCGTCACCACGTGACCGCAGACGGTTACTACCGTGGCAAGAAGGTCATCCAAGTCAAATCCAAGATCGTCAGCGAAGATTGA
- a CDS encoding tetratricopeptide repeat protein, whose amino-acid sequence MKRLESYVDEVIALINQRAYDAAAEMARQLVEAEPNVAMNLHVYGLALLSQGHPEQAVEAFNRAVAIDATNPATFLKRGDALMACQRHVRALKSYEQAIQLSPKFAVAFQGMGDATMALGDLARAEKNYESALSLNEGLHDAMLGLSAVQLQKGDADAAVRTLESLLGKNPKHALAWGSLGSIAYQLGRFEDAIESYQRAIELKPDFAPMYDNLGMAFMALGRPEDAIAQHSKAIELSPDFAIAWSRRAMAKRSMANYAAALEDADVGVQKDPGNAMALNIRGIIHGDLGRFVEAQQDLRAAIQAAPDVPEFWNNIGSVLIDRGHYERAVERLDRAIELRWNYAEAHSNRGLAMQNLRKFDFAENAFDQAIKHAPRFPEAYKRRANLKLLQGDFQQGWHDYQNSLNMYRPKEGAQHAIPRWEGQSLLGKSILLSEPNGFGDLFQFWRYVPTLIAMGADVFFLGAPRIFRLLQSSQYNVRYLEQFPEGKQFDYRAELWTLPMALGTDAGSIPDGVPYLHAEKDRLETWQRILPLSTRNVGIFWQGSTKRWMDQSRFLQLADLLPLAEVPGVRLVSLQQGAGVEQIDAAKADMRLIVPDESRDADYAFLDTAALIQRLDLVVTVDSAIAHLAGAMGRPTWVALKNVPDWRWGLEGDASPWYPQTRLFRQPRLGDWTTVIADMRDALLTRRSAR is encoded by the coding sequence ATGAAGCGTTTAGAGAGTTATGTCGATGAAGTCATCGCGCTGATCAATCAGCGCGCCTACGATGCCGCCGCAGAAATGGCGCGACAGTTGGTCGAAGCAGAGCCGAATGTTGCGATGAATTTGCATGTCTATGGCTTGGCATTGCTTTCGCAAGGACATCCCGAGCAAGCGGTTGAGGCGTTCAACCGTGCGGTCGCCATCGATGCGACGAATCCGGCCACATTCCTCAAGCGCGGTGACGCGTTGATGGCCTGTCAGCGGCATGTGCGTGCGCTCAAGAGTTACGAGCAAGCGATTCAACTGTCGCCGAAGTTTGCGGTCGCCTTTCAGGGCATGGGTGACGCAACCATGGCATTGGGAGATCTTGCCCGGGCCGAGAAGAACTACGAATCAGCGCTTTCGTTGAATGAAGGACTCCATGACGCGATGCTCGGACTCAGTGCCGTGCAATTGCAAAAAGGCGATGCCGACGCGGCAGTGCGCACCCTCGAAAGTCTCTTGGGGAAGAACCCCAAACATGCCCTGGCATGGGGAAGCCTCGGCAGTATCGCGTATCAGCTCGGTCGTTTCGAGGATGCCATCGAGAGCTATCAGCGCGCGATCGAGCTGAAGCCGGATTTCGCACCGATGTACGACAATCTCGGTATGGCCTTTATGGCCTTGGGGCGTCCGGAAGACGCCATCGCGCAACACAGCAAAGCCATCGAGCTTTCGCCGGACTTTGCTATCGCTTGGTCGCGACGTGCGATGGCCAAGCGCAGCATGGCGAACTATGCGGCGGCACTGGAAGACGCCGATGTCGGCGTGCAGAAGGACCCCGGCAATGCCATGGCGTTGAACATCCGCGGGATCATCCACGGTGACTTGGGGCGGTTTGTCGAAGCGCAGCAAGATCTACGCGCTGCCATCCAGGCGGCACCGGATGTGCCTGAATTCTGGAACAACATCGGTAGTGTGTTGATTGATCGCGGTCATTACGAACGCGCTGTGGAGCGTTTGGATCGCGCGATCGAACTGCGATGGAATTACGCGGAAGCGCATAGCAATCGCGGTTTGGCAATGCAAAATCTGCGCAAGTTTGATTTTGCCGAGAATGCATTTGATCAAGCGATCAAACACGCGCCACGCTTCCCGGAAGCCTATAAACGCCGTGCGAATCTGAAGCTCTTGCAAGGCGACTTCCAACAAGGTTGGCACGACTACCAAAACAGCTTGAACATGTATCGCCCCAAAGAGGGCGCGCAACACGCCATTCCGCGTTGGGAAGGGCAATCGTTGCTCGGCAAGTCGATTTTGCTCTCCGAGCCAAACGGATTCGGCGATCTATTCCAGTTTTGGCGCTATGTGCCGACCTTGATTGCCATGGGTGCCGATGTTTTCTTTCTCGGCGCGCCGCGCATTTTCCGATTGCTGCAGTCGAGCCAATACAACGTCCGGTACTTGGAACAATTCCCGGAAGGAAAGCAATTCGACTATCGAGCGGAGCTTTGGACGCTGCCGATGGCGCTTGGCACAGACGCGGGCAGCATTCCGGACGGCGTGCCGTACCTGCACGCGGAAAAGGACCGCTTGGAAACCTGGCAACGGATTCTGCCGCTCAGTACGCGCAACGTCGGCATTTTCTGGCAGGGAAGTACCAAGCGATGGATGGATCAATCGCGGTTTCTGCAGCTCGCGGATTTGTTGCCCTTGGCGGAAGTCCCAGGTGTGCGGTTGGTGTCGTTGCAACAGGGCGCCGGGGTTGAGCAAATCGACGCGGCCAAAGCCGATATGCGCCTGATTGTGCCGGACGAAAGCCGTGATGCCGACTATGCGTTCCTGGACACGGCAGCTTTGATTCAACGTCTGGACTTGGTGGTGACCGTGGATTCGGCCATCGCGCATTTGGCCGGCGCCATGGGTCGCCCGACCTGGGTTGCCTTGAAGAACGTGCCGGATTGGCGCTGGGGCTTGGAGGGCGACGCCAGCCCTTGGTATCCGCAAACCCGTTTGTTCCGCCAGCCGCGCCTCGGCGATTGGACGACGGTGATTGCGGATATGCGGGATGCCTTGCTGACCCGTCGCTCAGCGCGCTGA
- the fabG gene encoding 3-oxoacyl-ACP reductase FabG translates to MNMKPLEGEVALVTGATRGIGAAIADELAARGAMVIGTATSESGAAAISERLKAAGGAGRVLNVTEAGAIEALIDAVQAEHGGLSILVNNAGITRDNLLMRMKDEDWQAILDTNLTSVYRSSKAVMRGMMKARKGRIINIASVIGVTGNAGQANYAAAKAGIIAFSKSLAKEIGSRGITVNVVAPGFIETDMTRDLPDEAKAAMAEQIALGRLGAPADIARAVAFLAGPDASYITGETLHVNGGMYMP, encoded by the coding sequence ATGAACATGAAACCCCTTGAAGGTGAAGTCGCACTGGTCACCGGTGCAACCCGCGGCATTGGTGCCGCGATTGCCGATGAGCTTGCCGCACGTGGTGCGATGGTCATTGGTACAGCCACAAGTGAGTCGGGCGCGGCCGCGATCAGCGAGCGCCTGAAAGCCGCCGGCGGTGCAGGGCGGGTGTTGAACGTCACAGAAGCCGGCGCCATCGAAGCCCTCATTGACGCCGTGCAGGCCGAACATGGCGGTTTGAGCATTCTGGTGAACAACGCCGGCATTACCCGCGACAACCTGCTGATGCGAATGAAGGACGAAGATTGGCAGGCCATTTTGGATACCAACCTGACGTCCGTGTATCGCAGCAGCAAGGCGGTAATGCGCGGCATGATGAAGGCGCGCAAGGGCCGAATCATCAATATCGCGTCGGTCATCGGTGTGACCGGCAATGCCGGCCAAGCCAACTATGCCGCAGCCAAGGCCGGCATCATCGCGTTCAGCAAATCGTTGGCCAAGGAAATCGGTTCGCGCGGGATCACGGTGAATGTCGTGGCCCCGGGTTTCATCGAGACCGATATGACCCGGGATTTGCCGGACGAGGCCAAAGCCGCCATGGCCGAACAAATTGCTTTGGGTCGATTGGGCGCACCTGCTGATATCGCGCGCGCGGTGGCCTTTTTGGCCGGTCCGGATGCCAGCTACATCACCGGCGAAACCCTACATGTGAATGGCGGCATGTACATGCCGTGA
- the acpP gene encoding acyl carrier protein: MSNIEERVKKIVVEQLGVKAEDVNTNSSFVDDLGADSLDTVELVMALEEEFECEIPDEEAEKITTVQQAVDYVKGHVKA; encoded by the coding sequence ATGAGCAACATTGAAGAGCGCGTCAAGAAGATCGTTGTCGAACAACTTGGCGTGAAGGCCGAAGACGTCAACACCAATTCCTCGTTCGTCGACGACTTGGGCGCTGACTCGTTGGACACGGTCGAACTCGTGATGGCACTCGAAGAAGAATTCGAATGCGAGATCCCGGACGAAGAAGCTGAAAAGATCACCACGGTTCAACAAGCCGTCGATTACGTCAAGGGCCACGTCAAGGCCTGA
- the fabD gene encoding ACP S-malonyltransferase, with amino-acid sequence MSQTDIALVFPGQGSQSVGMLAGLSDAFPSVKQTFEEASDGAGVDLWALSQQGPDTQLNRTEYTQPALLAASIAVWRVWQAQGGATPAYLSGHSLGEYSALVAAGALSLKDGAHLVRIRGQLMQAAAPEGTGAMAAVLGADDSVVEEACKQASGTHVAVPANFNSPGQIVIGGDASAVDNAIAWLNANGVRKTIKLPVSVPSHTPLMREAANQLAETLAGLSWQSPAIPVVRNVDATVDANVAAIQDALVRQLYLPVQWTRCVEALSGFGVTRFAECGPGKVLTGLIKRIKKEADARAIGSPDELQTAIEEWNA; translated from the coding sequence ATGTCGCAGACTGATATCGCATTGGTCTTTCCCGGACAGGGCTCGCAGTCCGTCGGCATGTTGGCAGGTTTGTCCGATGCCTTCCCGTCGGTCAAGCAGACCTTTGAGGAGGCTTCCGACGGCGCAGGTGTGGACCTTTGGGCGCTGTCGCAACAAGGTCCCGACACACAACTCAACCGCACTGAATACACACAACCGGCTTTGCTCGCAGCGAGTATTGCCGTCTGGCGTGTTTGGCAAGCGCAAGGCGGTGCAACGCCCGCCTATCTCTCCGGACACAGCTTGGGGGAATACTCCGCGCTGGTGGCCGCGGGCGCGCTGTCGCTCAAGGACGGTGCGCACTTGGTGCGCATTCGCGGTCAATTGATGCAGGCAGCAGCACCCGAAGGGACGGGCGCCATGGCGGCGGTGCTCGGCGCTGATGACAGCGTGGTTGAAGAGGCCTGCAAGCAAGCTTCGGGCACGCATGTGGCGGTGCCGGCAAACTTCAATTCTCCCGGTCAAATCGTGATTGGCGGCGACGCGTCTGCGGTCGACAATGCCATTGCGTGGCTCAATGCCAATGGTGTCCGGAAAACCATCAAGCTACCCGTCAGCGTGCCCTCACACACACCGCTGATGCGCGAAGCAGCCAATCAGTTGGCCGAGACGCTCGCCGGTTTGTCCTGGCAGTCACCGGCGATTCCGGTGGTGCGCAACGTCGACGCCACGGTGGACGCGAATGTCGCTGCCATCCAGGACGCCTTGGTCCGTCAACTCTACCTGCCGGTGCAATGGACACGCTGCGTGGAAGCCTTGTCGGGCTTCGGCGTCACCCGCTTTGCCGAATGTGGGCCGGGCAAGGTGTTGACCGGTCTCATCAAACGCATCAAAAAAGAGGCCGATGCACGCGCCATCGGTAGCCCGGACGAATTGCAAACCGCCATCGAGGAATGGAACGCATGA
- a CDS encoding YceD family protein, which yields MSPNLPDQLDPWRMVNQRRAFEGVVPLSKMTRLASLLTDTEGEVRYTLAFDTDSLRVPHAAISMTAELPLECQRTLQRFLLPVHVEQRIALIRDEAEEDALPAGYEAQLVERDALDPLALLEDELILAVPAVPVKPGTEEMSADWLPEEEVVEAMNPFAALKALKKET from the coding sequence ATGTCCCCGAATTTACCTGATCAGTTGGACCCGTGGCGCATGGTGAACCAGCGTCGGGCGTTCGAGGGCGTGGTGCCGTTGTCGAAAATGACCCGCTTGGCGAGTCTATTGACCGACACCGAAGGAGAGGTTCGTTACACGTTGGCGTTCGACACGGATTCGTTGCGAGTGCCGCATGCAGCCATTTCGATGACTGCGGAGCTGCCGCTGGAATGCCAGCGCACCTTGCAACGTTTTCTCTTGCCGGTCCACGTGGAGCAGCGCATTGCGCTGATTCGCGATGAAGCGGAGGAAGATGCATTGCCCGCCGGCTATGAAGCCCAGCTGGTGGAGCGTGATGCATTGGATCCGTTGGCCCTGCTCGAGGACGAATTGATTCTGGCCGTACCTGCCGTTCCGGTGAAACCCGGCACGGAAGAAATGTCCGCAGATTGGTTGCCGGAAGAAGAAGTGGTCGAGGCCATGAACCCTTTCGCCGCCTTGAAAGCACTCAAGAAAGAGACTTGA
- a CDS encoding diguanylate cyclase: MSRVRATHACRKLQSCLLVLMLLMSVGALAQTRVEVRNDDRAFDRLGRSVQFLPESRGTPLTLEEASQAYAAGKFKPSTDEVPNFGHLAPPTWMHMRIQNAGPAGNYRIYLAQGWTGRLDAWLRSPDGRMQQWAGGLRVSPAKDLRPGLGYGFDATLPNGTSELFVRIKSNASAAMEMRVVPMPLTAKLESRAGGWNGVIHGFLMALILTYALLWFALKDAAQGRYVFYVATYLFMHMGYSGVGSTTLWPDTPRLARFMILSGMALFASSGLWFAREFLSSRAWAPRFDTFLKWATRIVLTFMGIVIALDFDRVALLLSLPFLLVFTLLEVSLGVFAVRKSRDLAGTFLTASLARLTGLAITSQAVVGHLPFNAYTFHAVEIGVLIEATIWAMALGLRLRRDRIDHVLTMRLAQSDPLTGLFNRRGFLTVAKPKIEHCQKLGLPVALIMADLDHFKAVNDIHGHEAGDAVLIEAAQRFKRAARNADFVGRWGGEEFLILMCGMNKEKAVEFAERIRNVLSDTPILLPDKQTAQLTTSVGVVVDEQASQSIETLLHQVDAALYSAKESGRDRVVEVSELIPVTPDTSTSAS; encoded by the coding sequence ATGAGTCGGGTTCGTGCGACGCATGCATGCCGCAAGCTCCAGTCATGTCTGTTGGTGCTGATGCTGCTGATGAGTGTCGGCGCCCTCGCCCAGACGCGAGTTGAAGTCCGGAACGACGATCGGGCATTCGACAGGCTCGGCCGATCCGTTCAATTTCTCCCCGAGTCGCGCGGCACGCCGCTAACGCTGGAAGAAGCGTCGCAGGCCTACGCAGCGGGCAAATTCAAACCGTCGACAGACGAAGTTCCCAACTTCGGTCATTTGGCGCCGCCGACTTGGATGCACATGCGCATTCAAAATGCCGGGCCGGCCGGTAACTACCGAATTTACTTGGCGCAAGGTTGGACCGGCCGTTTGGACGCGTGGTTGCGAAGCCCCGACGGGCGCATGCAGCAATGGGCCGGCGGATTGAGAGTTTCACCCGCCAAGGATTTGCGACCCGGACTTGGTTACGGATTTGACGCGACGCTACCAAACGGCACCAGCGAACTGTTCGTGCGCATCAAGAGCAACGCCTCGGCGGCGATGGAGATGCGCGTGGTTCCCATGCCGCTCACTGCAAAGCTGGAGTCACGCGCCGGCGGATGGAACGGCGTCATCCATGGTTTCTTGATGGCGCTCATTTTGACCTATGCCTTGCTCTGGTTTGCACTGAAAGATGCGGCGCAAGGGCGCTATGTGTTCTATGTCGCGACCTACCTGTTCATGCACATGGGATATTCGGGCGTCGGCTCCACCACCTTGTGGCCCGACACGCCACGTCTTGCGCGTTTCATGATCCTTTCGGGGATGGCTTTGTTTGCAAGTAGCGGTCTGTGGTTCGCACGCGAGTTCCTCTCCTCACGCGCTTGGGCACCAAGATTCGACACGTTTTTGAAGTGGGCCACACGCATCGTGCTCACCTTCATGGGCATTGTCATCGCGTTGGACTTTGATCGCGTCGCCCTGTTGTTGTCGTTGCCGTTCCTCTTGGTTTTCACCTTGCTCGAGGTCTCGCTTGGCGTCTTCGCGGTACGCAAATCACGCGATCTAGCTGGGACATTCCTCACCGCGTCGCTTGCCCGCCTGACCGGTCTTGCGATCACCAGCCAAGCCGTTGTCGGTCATCTTCCCTTCAATGCCTACACCTTTCACGCCGTGGAAATCGGTGTGCTCATCGAAGCGACAATCTGGGCAATGGCGTTGGGTTTGCGACTGCGGCGAGACCGCATCGATCATGTCTTGACTATGCGCTTGGCGCAAAGCGACCCGCTCACCGGTCTGTTCAATCGTCGCGGATTCTTGACCGTCGCGAAGCCGAAAATCGAGCACTGTCAAAAGCTCGGTTTGCCCGTTGCATTGATCATGGCGGATCTCGACCACTTCAAAGCGGTCAATGACATCCATGGTCATGAAGCGGGCGACGCCGTGTTGATTGAAGCGGCGCAACGATTCAAGCGCGCCGCTCGCAACGCGGATTTTGTTGGCCGCTGGGGCGGCGAGGAATTTCTCATTCTCATGTGCGGCATGAACAAGGAGAAAGCCGTGGAGTTCGCCGAGCGCATTCGCAATGTGCTCTCCGACACGCCGATCCTCCTGCCCGACAAACAAACGGCGCAATTGACCACGAGTGTGGGGGTCGTTGTGGACGAACAGGCTTCGCAATCCATTGAAACCTTGTTGCATCAGGTCGATGCGGCGCTCTATAGCGCCAAAGAATCGGGGCGCGACCGTGTGGTCGAGGTGTCCGAACTGATTCCCGTGACACCCGACACTTCGACTTCTGCGAGTTAA
- a CDS encoding M14 family metallopeptidase, translated as MDNVDTMIGQPGQPWGDAEKSAWRASRRQQRSYAEAVVPRIEALRAQFVVDQYGMLDYGGDGRFPLYVLKSKDWRKELPYALVTGGVHGYETSGVEGALQFAQRHASDFDGRLNLVIAPCVSPWAYERIQRWNALALDPNRNFIDNSPAPESAALMRLVAGLEGECAVHIDLHETTDTDETEFRPALAARDGKPFEPGTIPDGFYVVGDTPNPQLAFQSAVIEAVRPVTHIAPADPDGTIIGSEVVAEGVILYDFKALGLCAGVTDARLTTTTEVYPDSPRATPEQCNDAQVAAVIAALEFALK; from the coding sequence ATGGATAACGTGGACACGATGATCGGTCAGCCGGGGCAACCTTGGGGCGACGCTGAAAAAAGCGCATGGCGCGCATCGCGCCGTCAGCAACGCAGCTATGCCGAGGCGGTTGTGCCCCGAATTGAAGCGTTGCGCGCACAATTCGTCGTGGATCAATACGGCATGCTTGACTACGGTGGGGACGGCCGGTTTCCGCTCTATGTGCTGAAGTCGAAAGACTGGCGCAAGGAGCTCCCGTACGCACTGGTGACCGGCGGCGTCCATGGCTATGAGACCAGTGGCGTCGAGGGTGCATTGCAGTTTGCGCAACGGCACGCCTCGGATTTCGACGGCCGTTTGAATCTCGTCATTGCCCCCTGCGTCAGTCCGTGGGCCTACGAGCGCATCCAGCGTTGGAATGCACTGGCGTTGGACCCCAACCGGAACTTCATCGACAACAGCCCAGCCCCGGAGTCCGCCGCGTTGATGCGCTTGGTGGCGGGTCTTGAAGGCGAATGCGCCGTGCATATCGATCTTCACGAAACCACCGACACGGACGAAACCGAGTTCAGGCCCGCGTTGGCTGCGCGCGACGGCAAACCCTTCGAACCCGGCACCATTCCGGATGGCTTTTACGTGGTCGGCGATACGCCGAACCCGCAATTGGCATTTCAATCCGCGGTGATTGAGGCCGTGCGGCCGGTCACCCATATCGCGCCCGCGGATCCCGACGGCACCATCATCGGCTCGGAAGTCGTGGCAGAAGGCGTGATCTTGTACGACTTCAAAGCGCTCGGACTGTGTGCGGGTGTGACCGATGCACGGCTCACCACCACGACGGAAGTCTATCCGGACAGCCCGCGCGCGACGCCCGAGCAGTGCAATGACGCACAAGTCGCCGCCGTCATCGCCGCGCTGGAATTCGCGTTGAAGTAA
- a CDS encoding beta-ketoacyl-ACP synthase III, translating to MKTDRIYSRIAGTGSCLPKRVVTNDELSKTVDTSDEWIATRTGIRQRHVAGEGETTVSLSKEAALRAMSAAGVSPDDIDLIVLGTTTPNLIFPSSACLLQAELGIAGCPAFDVNAACSGFIYAMTVADNFIRSGSVKTALVVGAETLTRMIDWTDRGTCVLFGDGAGAVVLKADNETGILSTHLHADGSKKELLWNPVGVSEGFKPEEENAGVRVLMTGNEVFKHAVKALDSVVEEALEANGLDRHEIDWLIPHQANLRIIEATAKRLDMPMDRVIVTVDKHGNTSSGSVPLALDEAVQSGKVQRGQLLLLEAFGGGFTWGSVLLRY from the coding sequence GTGAAAACTGATCGCATCTATTCGCGCATCGCCGGTACCGGCAGCTGCCTTCCCAAGCGCGTCGTCACGAATGACGAATTGTCGAAGACGGTCGATACCAGCGATGAGTGGATTGCAACGCGCACCGGCATCCGCCAGCGTCATGTGGCGGGTGAGGGTGAAACCACCGTCAGTCTCTCCAAAGAGGCTGCGCTGCGCGCGATGAGCGCGGCAGGTGTGTCGCCCGACGACATCGACTTGATCGTTCTCGGCACCACCACGCCGAATTTGATCTTTCCGTCTTCCGCTTGCTTGCTGCAGGCGGAGCTAGGCATTGCCGGCTGTCCCGCGTTCGATGTGAACGCCGCATGCTCCGGCTTCATCTACGCGATGACCGTGGCAGACAATTTCATCCGCAGCGGTTCGGTGAAAACGGCACTCGTTGTCGGCGCTGAAACATTGACGCGCATGATTGATTGGACCGACCGCGGCACTTGCGTGTTGTTCGGTGACGGTGCCGGCGCGGTAGTGCTGAAGGCCGATAACGAGACCGGCATCCTGAGCACCCATTTGCATGCCGATGGCAGCAAGAAGGAACTGCTCTGGAATCCTGTCGGTGTGTCCGAAGGCTTCAAACCGGAAGAAGAGAACGCCGGCGTGCGCGTCTTGATGACGGGCAACGAAGTGTTCAAACATGCCGTCAAGGCGTTGGATTCGGTGGTTGAAGAGGCGCTCGAGGCCAATGGTCTCGATCGTCACGAAATCGATTGGCTGATTCCGCATCAAGCAAACCTGCGCATCATCGAAGCCACTGCAAAGCGTCTCGATATGCCGATGGATCGCGTCATCGTGACCGTCGACAAGCACGGCAACACCTCTTCGGGCTCTGTGCCCTTGGCATTGGACGAAGCTGTCCAATCCGGCAAGGTGCAACGCGGCCAATTGCTCTTGCTCGAAGCCTTTGGTGGCGGTTTCACCTGGGGCTCGGTGCTTCTGCGCTACTGA
- a CDS encoding ATP-binding cassette domain-containing protein: MATDLVTVQDVVVSIGDLHLLDHINFQIQSGERIALIGRNGAGKSTLMKLLSGEQRADEGEIRKGQGVRVAHMRQEVPHGTDGDVWEVVTQGLGQLGEWLAEFHHLSHAEEFDMDAFAEVQAKIENANGWALDQRVTEVLQKLELDGDVPFNALSGGLKRRALLAQALVSQPDVLLLDEPTNHLDIESIDWLEGFLRSWQGALVFITHDRRFLRSLATRILELDRGQLTSWPGDWANYVRRREERANAEAQANARFDKLLAQEEVWIRQGIKARRTRDEGRVRRLKALREERAQRRNVQGNVKLETSNAQASGKKVIEAKALHFAYGDRVLIDNFSTVIMRGDRIGLIGANGSGKSTMLKLLLGELQPTRGEVLAGTQLQLAYFDQHRATLREDWTALENVAEGRESVEINGRQKHAIGYLQDFLFTPDRARAPISKLSGGERNRLLLAKLFAQPSNVLVMDEPTNDLDAETLELLESLLMDYPGTLIVVSHDRDFLDNVVTSTVVMEGEGRVNEYVGGYSDWERHRDSLTAAKPVPANTKAAEVPAVPVSAAPVATKRKLTFKEARELEELPKRIEALEESIARMSEAMNDPTYFQRDSQDIQADQTALANAQAELEAAYARWEALDS; this comes from the coding sequence ATGGCCACCGATCTCGTAACCGTCCAGGATGTGGTCGTCAGCATTGGCGATCTGCATCTCCTCGACCACATCAATTTCCAGATCCAATCGGGCGAGCGCATTGCGTTGATCGGCCGCAACGGCGCCGGCAAGTCCACATTGATGAAGCTCCTGTCGGGGGAGCAACGTGCAGACGAAGGCGAAATCCGCAAAGGGCAGGGCGTGCGTGTGGCGCACATGCGGCAGGAAGTGCCACATGGCACCGATGGCGATGTGTGGGAAGTCGTCACCCAAGGCTTGGGACAACTGGGCGAATGGTTGGCTGAATTCCACCATCTGAGCCACGCGGAAGAGTTCGACATGGACGCCTTTGCCGAAGTGCAGGCGAAAATCGAAAATGCCAACGGCTGGGCGCTCGACCAACGCGTGACCGAAGTGCTGCAAAAACTCGAGCTGGACGGCGATGTGCCGTTCAATGCCTTGTCGGGTGGCTTGAAGCGACGCGCACTACTGGCGCAAGCATTGGTCTCGCAACCCGATGTATTGCTGCTCGACGAGCCCACCAACCATCTGGATATCGAATCCATCGATTGGCTGGAAGGCTTCCTGCGCTCGTGGCAGGGGGCATTGGTGTTCATCACGCACGATCGTCGCTTTCTGCGCTCGCTTGCCACGCGCATTCTTGAGCTTGATCGTGGTCAGCTCACGAGTTGGCCGGGCGATTGGGCCAACTATGTGCGACGTCGTGAAGAGCGCGCCAACGCTGAGGCGCAAGCGAATGCGCGCTTCGACAAATTGCTTGCGCAAGAAGAAGTCTGGATCCGTCAAGGTATCAAGGCACGTCGCACGCGTGATGAAGGCCGCGTGCGACGCCTGAAGGCCCTGCGCGAAGAGCGTGCGCAACGGCGGAACGTGCAAGGCAACGTCAAACTCGAGACATCCAACGCGCAAGCGTCCGGCAAGAAGGTGATCGAGGCGAAAGCGCTGCATTTTGCCTATGGCGACCGGGTTCTGATCGACAATTTCTCCACCGTCATCATGCGCGGTGATCGTATCGGTTTGATCGGTGCGAACGGCAGCGGCAAATCGACGATGCTCAAATTGCTTTTAGGTGAGTTGCAGCCGACGCGCGGTGAAGTCTTGGCGGGCACCCAACTGCAATTGGCCTACTTCGACCAGCATCGTGCGACCTTGCGCGAAGACTGGACGGCATTGGAAAACGTCGCCGAAGGCAGAGAAAGCGTCGAAATCAACGGCCGGCAAAAACACGCTATCGGCTATCTGCAGGATTTTCTCTTTACGCCCGACCGTGCGCGCGCGCCGATTTCAAAATTATCGGGTGGTGAACGCAACCGTTTGTTGCTGGCAAAACTTTTTGCACAACCGTCCAACGTGTTGGTTATGGACGAACCGACCAACGATCTCGACGCCGAAACCTTGGAGCTTCTCGAAAGCTTGTTGATGGACTATCCGGGCACCCTGATCGTGGTCAGCCATGACCGCGACTTCCTGGACAACGTGGTGACCTCCACGGTGGTGATGGAAGGCGAGGGGCGTGTGAATGAATACGTCGGCGGCTACAGTGATTGGGAACGTCACCGCGATTCCCTGACTGCGGCCAAGCCGGTCCCGGCAAACACCAAGGCCGCCGAAGTGCCTGCGGTTCCGGTGTCGGCGGCGCCGGTCGCCACGAAGCGCAAGCTCACTTTCAAGGAGGCGCGCGAGCTCGAGGAATTGCCCAAGCGCATCGAAGCGCTGGAAGAATCGATCGCGCGCATGTCCGAGGCCATGAACGATCCCACGTATTTCCAGCGGGACAGCCAAGACATTCAAGCCGACCAAACGGCTCTCGCAAATGCACAAGCCGAGCTAGAAGCCGCCTATGCGCGCTGGGAAGCCTTGGATAGTTGA